The Chanos chanos chromosome 16, fChaCha1.1, whole genome shotgun sequence genome has a window encoding:
- the LOC115829712 gene encoding NLR family CARD domain-containing protein 3-like translates to MYIRFEIRPLGQNGTRITDQERSDSPVPSCVSMKSYRSKGDPPDFREGDLPDEQSIDQERSDSPVPSCVSMKSNRSKGDPPDFREGDLANEQRIQKEETQSEISGVWSVQRRIKDLISIFETVESKIITFVKNELKRLRKSLTEEMSECFEGLKEDETSAREGVLKITLHFLRNMNHNDLADTLEKNELMVTCHRELKSDLKRRYQCVFEGIAKQGNPTLLNKIYTELYITEGGSGEVNNEHEVRQIETASRRPATSETPIQCNDIFKPLPGQDKPIRTVLTKGVAGIGKTISVQKFILDWAEGKANQDIKFIFPLPFRELNLKERENCSLVDIIHDFFPATKELKFTDNDKYKIMFIFDGLDECRLPLAFQNKKCLCDVTEATSVDVVLANLIKGNLFPSALLWITSRPAAAGLIPPRCVDLLTEVRGFNDPQKEEYFRKRISDQNLANRIISHIKSSRSLYIMCHIPVFCWISATVLERMLGEAQSGEIPKTLTQMYTHFLIFQTKQRNEKYEGHDEVQPKWSRENILSLGKLAFEQLKKGNLIFYESDLRECGIDVREASVYSGLCTQIFREELGLYVGKVFCFVHLSIQEFLAALYVFLTFINSNVNFLSTQQPSIIKSFKRWEIFTLHKVAVDEAIESENGHLDLFLRFLLGLSMESIQIFLRGLLTETGRKSLRTEETVKYIKEKIRKNLSPERYISLFHCLNELNDHSLVEEIQSYLSSGNLSRAELSPAQWSALVFVLLTSEEELDVFDLKKFIRSEECLLRLLPVVKASRTALLNSCNLTEKSCSALVPVLSSDSSSLRELDLSNNNLQDSGVKVLSAGLENPHCKLETLRLSDCSITEESCAALASALRSNPSHLRELDLSGNDHGDSGVELLSALLEDPHCELQKLSLCNCSITEEDCANLASALRSNPSHLRELNLSGNKPGESGVKCLSALLKVPQCKLEKLE, encoded by the exons ATGTACATCCGTTTCGAGATACGACCACTCGGTCAGAATGGAACTCGGAT CACTGATCAGGAGAGGTCAGATTCAcctgtacccagctgtgtgtccatgaagagttACAGGTCTAAAGGAGACCCACCTGACTTCAGAGAGGGAGATCTCCCTGATGAACAAAG TATTGATCAGGAGAGATCAGACTCAcctgtacccagctgtgtgtccatgaagagtaACAGGTCTAAAGGAGACCCACCTGACTTCAGAGAGGGAGATCTCGCTAATGAACAAAG AATCCAAAAGGaggaaacacagtcagagatttcTGGTGTTTGGTCTGTCCAACGTCGTATAAAAGATCTGATCTCCATATTTGAG ACCGTTGAGAGTAAAATCATCACCTTTGTGAAGAATGAGTTGAAAAGACTGAGGAAAAGTCTGACTGAGGAAATGTCAGAATGTTTTGAGGGTCTGAAGGAGGATGAGACCAGTGCCAGAGAGGGAGTTCTGAAGATCACACTGCACTTCCTGAGGAACATGAACCACAATGACCTCGCTGACACACTGGAGAAAA ATGAGCTGATGGTAACTTGTCACCGTGAACTGAAGTCAGATCTGAAGAGGAGGTATCAGTGTGTATTTGAGGGAATAGCAAAACAAGGAAACCCCACACTCCTCAATAagatctacacagagctctacatcacagagggtggaagtggagaggtcaataatgaacatgaggtcagacagattgagacagCATCCAGGAGACCAGCAACATCAGAGACACCAATACAATGTAATGACATCTTTAAACCCTTACCAGGAcaagacaaacccatcagaactgtgctgacaaagggagttgctggcattggaaaaaccatctctgtgcagaagttcattctggactgggctgaAGGAAAAGCTAATCAGGATATCAAGTTCATTTTTCCACTTCCTTTTCGGGAGCTGAAtttgaaggaaagagaaaactgCAGTTTGGTGGATATTATTCATGATTTTTTCCCAGCAACGAAGGAACTGAAATTTACCGACAATGACAAATACAAAATCATGTTTATCTTTGACGGTCTGGATGAATGTCGACTTCCTCTGGCCTTTCAGAacaagaaatgtttgtgtgatgtgacaGAAGCAACCTCAGTGGATGTTGTACTGGCAAACCTGATCAAGGGGAATCtgtttccctctgctctcctctggataaCCTCTCGACCAGCAGCAGCCGGTCTCATCCCACCCAGGTGTGTTGACCTGCTCACAGAGGTAAGAGGTTTTAATGACCCTCAAAAGGAGGAATACTTTAGgaagagaatcagtgatcagaatctggccaacagaatcatctcacacatcaagtcatcaaggagcctctacatcatgtgtcacataccagtcttctgttggatttcagccactgttctagAGAGAATGTTGGGAGAGGCACAGAGTGGAGAGATCCCAAAAACTCTgactcaaatgtacacacacttcctgatctttcagaccaaacagaggaatgaaaaatatgaaggACATGATGAGGTGCAACCAAAGTGGAGCAGAGAGAATATTCTGTCACTGGGAAAACTCGCGTttgaacagctgaaaaaaggGAATTTGATCTTCTATGAAAGTGATCTTAGAGAGTGTGGTATTGATGTGAGAGAAGCCTCAGTGTACTCAGGACTCTGCACCCAAATCTTTAGAGAGGAGCTTGGACTGTACGTGGGAAAAGTCTTCTGCTTTGTGCACTTGAGCATTCAGGAGTTTCTTGCTGCCTTATATGTGTTCCTAACATTCATCAACAGCAATGTAAATTTCTTATCCACACAACAGCCATCCATTATAAAATCATTCAAGAGATGGGAAATTTTCACACTACACAAAGTTGCAGTTGATGAAGCCATAGAAAGTGAGAATGGACACCTGGACCTgttcctccgcttccttctcGGTCTCTCAATGGAGTCCATTCAAATCTTTTTACGAGGTCTGCTAactgagacaggcagaaaaTCACTAAGGACAGAGGAAACTGTGAAGTACATTAAGGAGAAGATCAGGAAGAATCTCTCTCCAGAGAGATACATCagtctgttccactgtctgaatgaactcaaTGACCATTCTCTAGTGGAGGAGATCCAAAGCTACCTGAGCTCAGGAAATCTCTCCAGAGCTGAactctctcctgctcagtggtcagctctAGTCTTTGTATTACTGAcatcagaggaggagctggatgtgtttgacctgaagaagTTCATCAGATCAGAGGAGTGTCTTCTGAGGCTGCTGCCAGTGGTTAAAGCCTCCAGAACAGCTCT GCTTAACAGCTGTAAcctaacagagaaaagctgttcagCTCTAGTCCcagttctcagctcagactcctccagtctgagagagctggacctgagtaacaataatctgcaggattcaggagtgaaggtgctctctgctggactggagaatcctcactgtaaactggagacactgag actttcagactgcagtataacagaggaaagctgtgctgctctggcttcagctctgagatcaaacccctcacacctgagagagctggacctcaGTGGGAATGATcatggagactcaggagtggagctgctctcaGCTTTACTAGAGGATCCACACTGTGAACTGCAGAAACTCAG tctgtgtaactgcagtataacagaggaagaCTGTGCAAATCTAGCTtctgctctgagatcaaacccctcacacctgagagagctgaatctgagtgggaataaaccaggagaatcaggagtgaagtgtctctctgctttactgaaggttccacagtgtaaactggagaaactggagtga